AAGTCTGAAGAATGAGCGATTGCATATTCTGCAAGATCATAGCTGGCGAGATTCCGAGCCAGATGGTTTATGAGAACGACAAGGTGTTTGCTTTTCTTGACATAAATCCAATAAACAAGGGGCACACGCTAATAGTTCCAAGAGAGCATCACGAGGATTTTCTGGACACTCCCGATGATGTGTTGCAGGATATGATCGTGAGAGTGAAGAAGATAGCTCGGGCGATAATGACTGCGGTGAATGCTGACGGTTTCAATTTAGGAGTCAATACAAAGCCCGCTGCAGGGCAGATAGTCTTTCACACTCATATGCACATAATTCCTCGCTTTGAAGGCGATGGTCTCAGGCACTGGCCTGGGAAGAAGCTTTCA
This sequence is a window from Candidatus Woesearchaeota archaeon. Protein-coding genes within it:
- a CDS encoding HIT family protein yields the protein MSDCIFCKIIAGEIPSQMVYENDKVFAFLDINPINKGHTLIVPREHHEDFLDTPDDVLQDMIVRVKKIARAIMTAVNADGFNLGVNTKPAAGQIVFHTHMHIIPRFEGDGLRHWPGKKLS